A genomic segment from Dietzia psychralcaliphila encodes:
- a CDS encoding maleylpyruvate isomerase family mycothiol-dependent enzyme: protein MSARLTRERMLDAIEAQVGLVRFALAGGGDSVVVDLAAPVSSCPDWSVHDLVTHLGAVNRWGGVTVRDGNPHERSRGLGEAMKSAPPATAGSGALADWYADMASGMLETFTETDVDAPTWTFGGPGPAAFWLRRQLHETALHRWDLENALGGPSATTPLPQDVAVDTVDEFCAVMYPHKGSRGPLPVTIRLRAVLHAPEGLATGAEPVGASALGTDLEWVLTGADGSAEVEVSGAPESLALLLWGRVGADDPGLEISGDRAGLEAALEAGLSG from the coding sequence ATGAGCGCGAGGTTGACGCGGGAGCGGATGCTCGACGCGATCGAGGCCCAGGTCGGTCTGGTGCGGTTCGCGCTCGCCGGGGGCGGTGACTCGGTCGTCGTCGATCTGGCCGCCCCGGTGTCCTCGTGCCCGGACTGGTCGGTGCACGACCTCGTCACCCACCTCGGCGCCGTCAACCGGTGGGGCGGCGTCACGGTGCGCGACGGGAATCCGCACGAGCGCTCGCGGGGTCTGGGCGAGGCGATGAAGTCCGCCCCGCCGGCGACCGCGGGCTCCGGAGCGCTCGCGGACTGGTACGCGGACATGGCCTCGGGAATGCTCGAGACCTTCACGGAGACCGACGTCGACGCCCCCACGTGGACCTTCGGCGGTCCGGGGCCCGCGGCGTTCTGGCTTCGGCGCCAACTCCACGAGACCGCGCTGCACCGGTGGGACCTGGAGAACGCGCTGGGCGGGCCCTCGGCCACCACGCCGCTTCCGCAGGACGTGGCCGTGGACACGGTGGACGAGTTCTGCGCCGTGATGTACCCGCACAAGGGCTCTCGAGGGCCGCTGCCCGTGACGATCCGGTTGCGCGCTGTGCTCCACGCCCCCGAGGGTCTGGCGACAGGCGCCGAGCCGGTGGGCGCCAGCGCCCTGGGTACCGACCTCGAGTGGGTCCTGACCGGCGCGGACGGCAGCGCGGAGGTCGAGGTGTCGGGTGCGCCGGAGTCGCTCGCGCTCCTCCTGTGGGGAAGGGTCGGTGCCGACGACCCGGGTCTGGAGATCTCGGGTGACCGCGCGGGCCTCGAGGCCGCCCTGGAGGCCGGACTCTCGGGGTGA
- a CDS encoding fluoride efflux transporter FluC yields MALVALGGAVGSALRATVAVILPGNPLGATLAVNVVGAFLLGLVLEWLAAPGEHSGERRRTGVRLLLGTGVCGGFTTYSAVTEQAAELLRDGSAGIAATYALGTLLLGALATLAGVGTAALVTSRTGDRRADSAAVDGTVERSADSPAAPAAPGSTEDSDSTEDSDSADGSKGSAR; encoded by the coding sequence GTGGCGTTGGTGGCACTGGGCGGGGCCGTGGGGTCCGCGCTGCGTGCGACCGTGGCCGTGATCCTCCCCGGCAACCCGCTCGGTGCGACGCTCGCCGTGAACGTGGTCGGTGCCTTCCTGCTGGGGTTGGTGCTGGAATGGCTGGCCGCCCCGGGTGAGCACTCGGGGGAACGACGACGAACCGGGGTCCGACTCCTCCTGGGCACCGGGGTGTGCGGGGGCTTCACCACCTATTCCGCCGTGACCGAGCAGGCGGCCGAACTGCTCCGGGACGGGAGCGCGGGAATCGCCGCAACGTATGCGCTGGGGACCCTGCTGCTCGGCGCGCTGGCCACCCTGGCGGGGGTCGGCACCGCTGCGCTCGTGACCTCGCGCACGGGTGATCGCCGCGCCGACTCCGCGGCTGTTGACGGCACCGTTGAACGCTCCGCTGACTCCCCCGCCGCCCCCGCCGCCCCCGGCTCCACCGAGGACTCGGACTCCACCGAGGACTCGGACTCCGCCGACGGCAGCAAGGGGTCGGCGCGATGA
- a CDS encoding fluoride efflux transporter FluC has product MSAEVIGWAALGGAGGSALRYAVDVAVTRRWRGAFPMATFVINVSGSLLLGLLLGLLAVNSTVAHTSSAGPGIAATLVGTGVLGGYTTFSTASYDAVRLAREGRRMMALVYAVGTMFAAVAAALVGLWLGAWWTTVV; this is encoded by the coding sequence ATGAGTGCGGAGGTCATCGGATGGGCGGCGCTCGGCGGCGCGGGCGGCTCAGCGCTGCGGTACGCCGTCGACGTGGCGGTGACCCGGCGATGGCGGGGCGCCTTTCCCATGGCCACGTTCGTCATCAACGTGTCCGGCTCTCTGCTGCTCGGTCTGCTGCTGGGTTTGCTGGCGGTGAACTCGACGGTCGCCCATACCTCGTCAGCCGGCCCGGGAATCGCCGCGACACTCGTGGGCACCGGGGTGCTCGGCGGGTACACCACGTTCTCCACGGCGAGCTACGACGCGGTCCGCCTCGCGAGGGAGGGGCGTCGCATGATGGCCCTGGTCTACGCGGTGGGCACGATGTTCGCCGCCGTCGCCGCGGCACTGGTGGGCTTGTGGCTCGGCGCGTGGTGGACCACCGTGGTGTGA
- the thpR gene encoding RNA 2',3'-cyclic phosphodiesterase — translation MGHRMFVAVLPPDEVREELERFLEPRPGLAWTAPSQWHLTLTFCPGVDEWRIDDLTDRLGAVARKHEPFRIRLAGAGVFPSVERAKVLWAGVEQSPVPPIGHDRRERPLDALAAGARSAANAAGCVPDGARFRPHLTLARLSGRDDATAWLRVLDTFASSTWTVSEIALIDSFLGEGPRGRARHEVVARLPLGESDQRWWAPSPG, via the coding sequence ATGGGTCATCGGATGTTCGTCGCGGTCCTGCCGCCGGACGAGGTCCGCGAGGAACTCGAGCGGTTCCTCGAGCCGCGCCCGGGGCTGGCCTGGACCGCCCCGTCGCAGTGGCACCTCACTCTGACCTTCTGCCCGGGTGTCGACGAGTGGCGGATCGACGACCTCACCGACAGGCTCGGCGCGGTCGCCCGTAAGCACGAGCCGTTCCGGATCCGGTTGGCCGGGGCGGGGGTGTTCCCGTCGGTCGAGCGGGCCAAGGTGCTGTGGGCGGGAGTCGAGCAGTCGCCGGTCCCGCCGATCGGGCACGACCGGCGTGAGCGTCCGCTCGACGCGCTGGCCGCCGGGGCCCGGTCGGCGGCCAACGCCGCCGGGTGTGTGCCCGACGGAGCGCGGTTCCGCCCCCACCTCACGCTCGCCCGGCTCAGCGGCCGCGACGACGCCACGGCGTGGCTGCGGGTCCTCGACACCTTCGCCAGTAGCACCTGGACGGTGTCCGAGATCGCGTTGATCGACTCGTTCCTGGGCGAGGGCCCGCGGGGGCGGGCCCGGCACGAGGTGGTGGCCCGGTTACCGCTGGGGGAGTCGGACCAGCGCTGGTGGGCGCCGTCTCCGGGGTGA
- a CDS encoding nucleosidase: MELLGTVDPAHPLVVVALEQEARHFVTDFPVLVTGVGKVRAAVAVAHALGGGIRPRELVNVGTAGGLHPGMEGTHEIATVFQHDFDNLALHAVTGRHDGPPLTLSAALAVTPEPAHALPSAPGGSAAPVLASGDRFVAGGPLRDHLASIADLVDMEGYAVAAAGAMLGVPTRLVKYVSDPADESAGATWVESVDACARVLAEWVGTRLK; the protein is encoded by the coding sequence GTGGAACTCCTCGGAACGGTCGATCCGGCACACCCTCTCGTCGTCGTCGCCCTGGAACAGGAGGCCCGTCACTTCGTCACGGACTTCCCCGTCCTGGTGACGGGTGTCGGCAAGGTGCGGGCCGCCGTGGCGGTCGCGCACGCGCTCGGTGGCGGGATCCGGCCGCGCGAGCTCGTCAACGTGGGCACCGCCGGCGGATTGCACCCGGGGATGGAGGGCACGCACGAGATCGCGACGGTGTTCCAGCACGACTTCGACAACCTCGCCCTCCACGCGGTCACCGGCCGCCACGACGGGCCTCCCCTCACCCTCTCGGCGGCTCTCGCGGTCACCCCGGAGCCGGCCCACGCGTTGCCGTCCGCTCCGGGCGGGAGCGCCGCGCCGGTATTGGCCTCCGGGGACCGCTTCGTGGCCGGCGGGCCGCTGCGCGATCACCTCGCGTCGATCGCGGATCTGGTGGACATGGAGGGGTACGCGGTCGCCGCGGCCGGGGCGATGCTGGGTGTGCCCACCCGACTGGTCAAGTACGTCTCCGACCCGGCCGACGAGTCCGCGGGGGCCACGTGGGTCGAGAGCGTGGACGCGTGTGCCCGGGTGCTGGCCGAGTGGGTCGGTACCCGACTAAAGTGA
- a CDS encoding HNH endonuclease signature motif containing protein yields MVDAESVSEAARAATLAQNRAGATRLAAAHVMVEQFARSEQARADEEAAGSRRPAYARLDPQARARDHLVAACQLTCWHAARLVTAGTQIHRRLPRLRSTVDRGLMPEQLAIDIACRLAEVPDAIVSDVEDEVVARVMDDLDGGDRPSRTAVDSAIDEAVERHDPAAAEDAAAAAAATRSVRFRGARHGMATMWARLTAADAELLRRRIDTDASAALADGLDRPMDQLRADALASLAVYPPDAGPSATGPDSAAAPAPEHGGIELGDVRVGADLPRPTLGNAARAGQPIRISVIASAARGLPNRVEFVHGTYSSFEWLCTELLEGDDASVRFELIDPAPGVLDSPEHALRYVITPAMAERIRMRDGTCRHPGCSVPAKDCDVDHVIAFNKKDPELGGPTTEWNLVCLCRKHHREKTFGTNAYRSGPLGDLVIITDTGHEHRTRPKGPLARARDAIREREWNAYADRTIADDGTLVNPPGHNRHGSRRRPA; encoded by the coding sequence ATGGTCGACGCGGAGTCCGTCAGCGAGGCGGCCCGTGCCGCGACGCTGGCGCAGAACCGTGCCGGGGCCACGCGGCTGGCAGCGGCTCATGTCATGGTCGAACAGTTCGCTCGGTCCGAACAGGCACGGGCCGACGAGGAGGCCGCCGGTTCGCGCCGGCCTGCGTACGCCCGGTTGGATCCGCAGGCGCGGGCCCGCGATCATCTCGTGGCGGCGTGTCAGCTCACGTGTTGGCATGCTGCGCGGTTGGTGACGGCCGGGACGCAGATCCACCGGCGACTGCCCCGTCTGCGGTCCACGGTCGACCGCGGGCTGATGCCGGAACAATTGGCGATCGACATCGCGTGCCGCCTGGCCGAGGTGCCCGACGCGATCGTGTCGGACGTGGAGGACGAGGTGGTCGCGCGTGTCATGGACGACCTCGACGGTGGCGACCGGCCGAGCCGCACCGCGGTGGACTCTGCGATCGATGAGGCGGTGGAGCGACACGACCCGGCTGCCGCGGAGGATGCCGCCGCCGCTGCGGCCGCTACCCGCTCGGTCCGATTCCGCGGCGCCCGTCACGGCATGGCCACGATGTGGGCCAGGCTCACCGCTGCCGATGCCGAACTCCTTCGGCGTCGCATCGACACCGACGCGTCGGCCGCCTTGGCGGACGGGCTGGATCGTCCCATGGACCAGCTCCGCGCCGACGCGCTCGCCTCGCTCGCCGTCTATCCGCCTGATGCCGGCCCGTCCGCGACCGGCCCCGACTCCGCCGCTGCCCCCGCGCCCGAGCACGGCGGCATCGAACTCGGCGACGTCAGGGTCGGGGCGGACCTGCCCCGGCCCACACTGGGCAATGCCGCGCGGGCCGGTCAACCGATCCGCATCAGCGTGATCGCCTCCGCGGCCCGGGGCCTGCCCAACCGTGTCGAGTTCGTCCACGGCACGTACAGCAGCTTCGAGTGGCTCTGCACGGAACTGCTCGAGGGCGACGATGCGAGCGTGCGGTTCGAGCTCATCGACCCTGCCCCGGGCGTGCTCGACTCCCCGGAACACGCCCTGCGCTACGTGATCACTCCGGCGATGGCCGAGCGCATCCGCATGCGCGACGGGACCTGCCGGCACCCGGGGTGCTCGGTTCCCGCCAAGGACTGCGACGTGGACCATGTGATCGCGTTCAACAAGAAGGACCCTGAACTCGGCGGGCCGACCACCGAGTGGAACCTCGTCTGCCTGTGTCGGAAACACCACCGGGAGAAGACGTTCGGGACCAACGCCTACCGGTCCGGGCCGTTGGGTGATCTGGTCATCATCACCGACACCGGACACGAACACCGCACCAGACCCAAGGGGCCACTGGCCCGTGCTCGTGACGCCATCCGGGAACGCGAGTGGAACGCCTACGCGGATCGCACCATTGCCGACGACGGCACACTCGTCAACCCGCCGGGTCACAACAGGCACGGATCCCGCAGACGGCCAGCCTGA
- a CDS encoding molybdenum cofactor biosynthesis protein MoaE: MTVRSPLVQITDAAIDPRELEKAVWSTADGAMVTFSGVVRDHDHGRDVLDIEYSAHPTAQDVLARLCDEVATEFTSPDLEKGGQLDPRRSVRIGAVHRVGVLPVGEVAVVVVAVAPHRAEAFAACSELIERLKRGVPIWKRQRFTDGVSEWVGVGDC; the protein is encoded by the coding sequence ATGACAGTCCGCAGTCCACTCGTGCAGATCACCGATGCCGCGATCGACCCCCGTGAGCTCGAGAAGGCCGTCTGGAGCACCGCCGACGGCGCCATGGTCACGTTCTCCGGGGTGGTGCGCGACCACGACCACGGTCGCGACGTCCTCGACATCGAGTACTCCGCCCACCCCACGGCGCAGGACGTCCTGGCGCGACTCTGCGACGAGGTCGCCACCGAGTTCACCTCGCCCGACCTGGAGAAGGGCGGGCAGCTCGACCCACGGCGCTCCGTCCGCATCGGCGCGGTGCACCGGGTGGGGGTGCTACCGGTGGGCGAGGTCGCTGTGGTGGTGGTGGCCGTGGCGCCGCACCGGGCTGAGGCCTTCGCCGCGTGCTCGGAGCTCATCGAACGCCTCAAGCGGGGGGTGCCGATCTGGAAGCGGCAGCGCTTCACCGACGGGGTCTCCGAATGGGTGGGCGTCGGCGACTGCTGA